One stretch of Streptomyces sp. A2-16 DNA includes these proteins:
- a CDS encoding M1 family metallopeptidase yields the protein MRYRTRVTAPAALLGTVAALSVASPAHADPETAVPGPETLGDPVFPGLGNDGYRVSAYHLDFAYDATTRLVDATATLTVTTTQELSRFSLDSLGLATRSVTVAGATAAFEQVGEKLRITPAGPLSAQQTVTVVVAYSADPRAALAHTAWVPTPDGFAICPQPNTAHTVFPCNDHPSDKADFTFRITVPAGLKGVASGHLVSTEDLGDGRTAYCYRSREPIATEIVQITIGDYVIKDRQGPHGLPLRDVVPTARAIALEPALALTPNLVSWIEQRLGAFPFETYGLLPCNNDASNAFDFTGLETQTLTLYKPNFLLQAEKSIGSHMMHELVHSYFGNSVSPATWSDLWLNEGHADFYGLLYRYERGWADSLGLTTMEARMKDTYARGDQWRKSSGPVAAPNEANLFDSQRYLGGVLVLYALRRQVGETVFAAIESTFLARFRNGSASTQDYIAVASEVSGTDQSGFLGAWLYGTKTPRMPGHPDWTVTPASSALRQPQNRTDGHWHDNSATL from the coding sequence ATGAGATATCGCACCAGAGTGACGGCCCCGGCAGCTCTGCTCGGCACCGTGGCGGCCCTGTCCGTGGCCTCCCCGGCGCACGCCGACCCGGAGACCGCCGTCCCTGGCCCGGAGACCCTCGGGGACCCCGTCTTCCCGGGCCTCGGCAACGACGGCTACCGCGTCTCGGCCTACCACCTCGACTTCGCCTACGACGCCACGACCCGGCTCGTCGACGCGACGGCGACGCTGACGGTCACCACCACGCAGGAGCTGAGCCGCTTCTCCCTGGACTCCCTGGGCCTGGCCACGCGCAGCGTCACCGTCGCGGGCGCCACGGCCGCCTTCGAGCAGGTCGGCGAGAAGCTGCGGATCACGCCCGCCGGTCCGCTGTCCGCGCAGCAGACCGTGACCGTGGTCGTGGCCTACTCGGCCGACCCGCGCGCCGCCCTCGCCCACACCGCCTGGGTGCCGACGCCGGACGGCTTCGCGATCTGCCCCCAGCCCAACACGGCGCACACCGTGTTCCCGTGCAACGACCACCCCTCGGACAAGGCGGACTTCACCTTCCGCATCACCGTCCCGGCCGGGCTCAAGGGGGTGGCGAGCGGTCACCTGGTGAGCACGGAGGACCTCGGTGACGGCCGGACCGCGTACTGCTACCGGTCCCGTGAACCGATCGCCACGGAGATCGTGCAGATCACGATCGGCGACTACGTGATCAAGGACCGGCAGGGCCCGCACGGACTCCCGCTCCGGGACGTCGTCCCGACCGCGCGGGCCATCGCCCTGGAGCCCGCCCTCGCCCTCACGCCGAACCTGGTGAGCTGGATCGAGCAGCGGCTCGGTGCCTTCCCGTTCGAGACGTACGGCCTGCTGCCGTGCAACAACGACGCCTCGAACGCCTTCGACTTCACGGGCCTGGAGACCCAGACCCTCACCCTGTACAAGCCGAACTTCCTGCTGCAGGCGGAGAAGAGCATCGGCTCGCACATGATGCACGAGCTGGTCCACTCCTACTTCGGCAACAGCGTGAGTCCGGCGACCTGGTCCGACCTGTGGCTCAACGAGGGCCACGCCGACTTCTACGGGCTGCTGTACCGCTACGAGCGCGGCTGGGCCGACTCCCTCGGCCTCACCACCATGGAAGCCCGGATGAAGGACACGTACGCGCGCGGCGACCAGTGGCGCAAGTCCTCGGGTCCGGTGGCCGCCCCGAACGAGGCCAACCTCTTCGACAGCCAGCGCTACCTCGGTGGCGTCCTCGTGCTGTACGCGCTGCGCCGGCAGGTCGGCGAGACGGTCTTCGCCGCGATCGAGTCCACGTTCCTGGCACGCTTCCGCAACGGCTCGGCGTCGACGCAGGACTACATCGCCGTCGCATCGGAGGTCTCCGGGACCGACCAGTCCGGCTTCCTGGGGGCCTGGCTCTACGGCACCAAGACCCCGAGGATGCCCGGCCACCCGGACTGGACGGTGACCCCGGCGAGCTCCGCCCTGCGTCAGCCGCAGAACCGGACGGACGGCCACTGGCACGACAACTCGGCGACCCTGTAA
- a CDS encoding mechanosensitive ion channel family protein, translated as MDDMVGAGIAVVAGLVAAFLLRMLLKWLGKHADRTKWGGDDVLVAALRTVVPSAAVAGGIAVAAAALPLTKAVQHTVNQVLTVLLIFVVTVAAARLVAGLVRTVTTSRSGVAGSATIFVNITRVLVLAIGFLVVLQTLGISIAPLLTALGVGGLAVALALQDTLANLFAGIHILASKTVQPGDYIRLASGEEGYVEDINWRQTTVRALSNNLIVVPNGELAKTNMTNFMRPEQQLTILVQVGVAYDSDLDHVERVTCEVVTEVMTEVEGALPEHEPLVRFHTFGDSRIGFTVILGVGEFSDQFRIKHEFIKQLHRRYRQEGIRIPAPTRTVAIQQGSLSIPHQRGADTVIEPGELPAARFD; from the coding sequence ATGGACGACATGGTCGGCGCCGGCATCGCCGTGGTCGCGGGCCTGGTGGCGGCTTTCCTGCTGCGCATGCTGCTCAAGTGGCTGGGCAAGCACGCGGACCGCACCAAGTGGGGCGGCGACGACGTCCTGGTGGCCGCGCTGCGCACCGTGGTGCCCTCGGCGGCGGTCGCGGGCGGCATCGCCGTGGCGGCGGCGGCGCTGCCGCTGACCAAGGCCGTCCAGCACACGGTCAACCAGGTCCTGACCGTGCTGCTGATCTTCGTCGTCACCGTGGCGGCGGCCCGGCTGGTCGCGGGGCTCGTGCGGACGGTCACGACGTCCCGCTCCGGGGTCGCCGGGTCGGCCACGATCTTCGTCAACATCACGAGGGTGCTGGTCCTGGCGATCGGCTTCCTGGTGGTCCTGCAGACCCTCGGGATCTCCATAGCGCCCCTGCTCACCGCACTGGGCGTCGGCGGTCTCGCGGTCGCGCTGGCCCTCCAGGACACACTCGCCAACCTCTTCGCCGGCATCCACATCCTCGCCTCCAAGACGGTCCAGCCCGGCGACTACATCCGGCTGGCCAGCGGCGAGGAGGGCTATGTCGAGGACATCAACTGGCGTCAGACGACGGTCCGCGCCCTCTCCAACAACCTGATCGTCGTGCCCAACGGCGAGCTCGCCAAGACGAACATGACCAACTTCATGCGTCCCGAGCAGCAGTTGACGATCCTGGTGCAGGTCGGGGTGGCCTACGACAGCGATCTCGACCACGTCGAGCGGGTCACCTGCGAGGTCGTCACCGAGGTCATGACCGAGGTCGAGGGCGCGCTCCCCGAGCACGAACCGCTGGTCCGCTTCCACACCTTCGGGGACTCCCGGATCGGCTTCACGGTGATCCTGGGCGTCGGGGAGTTCAGCGACCAGTTCCGCATCAAGCACGAGTTCATCAAGCAGCTGCACAGGCGCTACCGCCAGGAGGGCATCCGGATCCCGGCGCCGACGCGGACCGTCGCCATCCAGCAGGGCTCACTGTCGATCCCGCACCAGCGCGGCGCGGACACCGTGATCGAGCCGGGCGAACTGCCCGCCGCCCGCTTCGACTAG
- a CDS encoding lysylphosphatidylglycerol synthase transmembrane domain-containing protein: MTAVELPQGRPPQRLPVRRIRQILCLVPLLLVTVVAVQHRSVLAEGFGHLRHAEWPWLLAAVGATCLTWVAASFTRQGAVVERLPRRRLLATQFAAGAANHLLPTGLGASAVNLRFMTVCGVPLARSSAALALYLLAETIGRLTLLTALLVAFPDALRLGTLLPDTAVGPLLLGLGAVLLVAVGVLVGVRRVRTAVGSFLRTALCEARSVHARPSRALALWGGSLAFPALQAAGLAAVGQALGLSVPPVHMALAYLAATCAVALVPTPGGVGSVEAALVVALVAAGGPAAVATAVVLAYRIITVWVPLVPGALTLGALVRLKVI, translated from the coding sequence GTGACAGCGGTAGAACTCCCCCAGGGACGCCCTCCCCAGCGCCTCCCCGTCCGCCGTATCCGCCAGATCCTGTGTCTGGTCCCGCTTCTGCTGGTCACCGTCGTGGCGGTGCAGCACCGTTCCGTGCTCGCCGAAGGCTTCGGACACCTCCGGCACGCCGAGTGGCCGTGGCTGCTGGCCGCGGTCGGTGCCACCTGTCTGACGTGGGTGGCCGCCTCCTTCACCCGGCAGGGTGCCGTGGTGGAGCGGCTGCCCCGGAGGCGGCTGCTGGCCACGCAGTTCGCGGCCGGTGCCGCCAACCATCTGCTGCCGACGGGCCTCGGCGCGAGCGCGGTCAATCTGCGGTTCATGACCGTGTGCGGGGTTCCCCTGGCCCGCTCCTCGGCCGCGCTCGCCCTGTATCTGCTGGCGGAGACGATCGGCCGGCTCACCCTGCTGACCGCGCTCCTCGTCGCGTTCCCGGACGCGCTGCGGCTCGGCACCCTGCTGCCCGACACGGCGGTCGGGCCCCTGCTGCTGGGCCTGGGCGCGGTGCTGTTGGTGGCCGTGGGCGTCCTCGTCGGTGTCCGCCGGGTGCGCACGGCGGTGGGCTCCTTCCTGCGGACCGCGCTGTGCGAGGCCCGCTCGGTGCACGCCCGGCCGTCCCGGGCGCTCGCCCTGTGGGGCGGCTCCCTCGCCTTCCCCGCGCTCCAGGCGGCGGGCCTGGCCGCGGTCGGGCAGGCGCTCGGGCTGTCGGTGCCGCCCGTGCACATGGCCCTCGCGTATCTGGCCGCGACCTGCGCGGTGGCCCTGGTCCCCACGCCGGGCGGGGTCGGCTCGGTGGAGGCGGCCCTGGTGGTGGCGCTGGTGGCGGCCGGCGGCCCGGCGGCCGTGGCCACGGCCGTGGTGCTCGCCTACCGGATCATCACGGTCTGGGTGCCGCTGGTACCGGGGGCGCTGACGCTGGGCGCGCTGGTGCGCCTGAAGGTGATCTGA
- a CDS encoding ABC transporter ATP-binding protein gives METTAWTQLHSVMNAEQERRPFARATLRRIGAFARPHRTRIARFVVLGVATALLAVATPVLAGNVVDAIVSGDDEGKVVHLALLIALIAVAEAALGILARRLSASLGEGLILDLRTAVFDHVQRMPVAFFTRTRTGALVSRLNNDVIGAQRAFSNTLSGVVSNLVTLVLTLVVMLTLSWQITLLALALLPVFVIPARRMGSRMARMQREAATLNAAMGTRMTERFSAPGATLVKLFGRPEQESVEFAARARRVADIGVRTATAQSVFITALTLVSSLALALVYGLGGWFALRGSLEPGAVVSLALLLTRMYAPLTALAGARVEVMSALVSFERVFEVLDLKPLIEDKPDAREVPEGPVAVEFADVRFGYPSADKVSLASLEEVASLDSRGGAEVLHGVSFRAEPGRTVALVGSSGAGKSTVAQLLPRLYDVDEGAVRIGGVDVRDLSADSLRATLGMVTQDGHLFHDTVRANLLLARPEASEAELWDALRRSRLDALVRSLPDGLDTVVGERGYRLSGGERQRMTIARLLLARQRVVILDEATAHLDNTSEAAVQEALTEALEGRTAIVIAHRLSTIRSADQILVVEDGRIVERGTHEELLAVDGRYAELYRTQFASPDDEVTQTAVA, from the coding sequence ATGGAGACCACAGCCTGGACACAGCTGCACAGTGTCATGAACGCCGAGCAGGAGCGCCGCCCGTTCGCGCGGGCGACGCTGCGCCGCATCGGCGCGTTCGCCCGCCCGCACCGTACCCGAATCGCCCGTTTCGTCGTGCTCGGGGTGGCCACCGCGCTCCTCGCCGTGGCCACGCCCGTCCTGGCCGGCAACGTCGTGGACGCGATCGTGTCGGGCGACGACGAGGGCAAGGTCGTGCACCTGGCCCTGCTCATCGCCCTCATCGCGGTCGCCGAGGCGGCACTGGGCATCCTCGCGAGGCGCCTGTCGGCCTCGCTCGGGGAGGGGCTCATCCTCGATCTGCGCACGGCTGTGTTCGATCATGTGCAGCGCATGCCGGTCGCGTTCTTCACACGCACTCGTACGGGAGCGCTCGTCTCCCGACTCAACAACGACGTCATCGGCGCCCAGCGCGCCTTCAGCAACACCCTGTCCGGCGTGGTCAGCAACCTGGTCACGCTGGTGCTGACCCTTGTGGTGATGCTCACCCTGTCCTGGCAGATCACCCTGCTCGCGCTGGCGCTGCTCCCGGTGTTCGTGATCCCGGCCCGCCGCATGGGCAGCCGGATGGCCCGGATGCAGCGCGAGGCCGCCACCCTGAACGCGGCCATGGGCACCCGCATGACCGAGCGCTTCTCCGCCCCCGGCGCCACCCTGGTCAAGCTCTTCGGCCGGCCCGAGCAGGAGTCCGTGGAGTTCGCGGCCCGGGCCCGTCGCGTGGCCGACATCGGCGTACGGACCGCCACCGCCCAGTCGGTGTTCATCACCGCCCTGACCCTGGTCTCCTCCCTGGCCCTCGCCCTGGTCTACGGCCTCGGCGGCTGGTTCGCCCTGCGCGGCAGCCTGGAACCCGGCGCCGTGGTCTCCCTCGCGCTGCTCCTGACCCGGATGTACGCCCCGCTCACCGCCCTGGCCGGGGCCCGTGTCGAGGTGATGAGCGCGCTGGTCAGCTTCGAGCGGGTCTTCGAGGTACTGGACCTGAAGCCGCTGATCGAGGACAAACCGGATGCCCGCGAGGTCCCCGAGGGGCCGGTCGCCGTCGAGTTCGCGGACGTCCGCTTCGGCTACCCCTCCGCCGACAAGGTCTCCCTGGCCTCACTGGAGGAGGTCGCCTCCCTGGACAGCCGCGGCGGCGCCGAGGTCCTGCACGGCGTCTCCTTCCGCGCCGAACCCGGCCGGACCGTCGCCCTCGTCGGCTCCTCCGGCGCCGGCAAGTCGACCGTCGCCCAACTGCTGCCGCGGCTCTACGACGTCGACGAGGGCGCCGTCCGCATCGGTGGCGTCGACGTCCGCGACCTGAGCGCCGACTCCCTGCGGGCGACCCTCGGCATGGTCACCCAGGACGGCCACCTCTTCCACGACACCGTGCGGGCGAACCTGCTGCTGGCCCGCCCGGAGGCGAGCGAGGCCGAGCTGTGGGACGCCCTGCGCCGCTCCCGCCTCGACGCTCTCGTGCGGTCCCTGCCCGACGGCCTCGACACCGTGGTGGGCGAGCGCGGCTACCGGCTCTCCGGCGGTGAACGCCAGCGCATGACCATCGCCCGGCTGCTCCTCGCCCGCCAGCGGGTCGTCATCCTCGACGAGGCCACCGCCCACCTGGACAACACCTCGGAGGCCGCCGTCCAGGAGGCGCTCACCGAGGCGCTGGAGGGCAGGACCGCGATCGTGATCGCCCACCGGCTGTCCACGATCCGCTCGGCCGACCAGATCCTGGTGGTCGAGGACGGAAGGATCGTGGAACGAGGCACCCACGAGGAACTGCTCGCCGTCGACGGCCGCTACGCCGAGCTGTACCGCACCCAGTTCGCCTCGCCCGACGACGAGGTGACGCAGACCGCCGTGGCGTAG
- a CDS encoding DUF2071 domain-containing protein: MGDPAVVVAYGAEQRVRVPAVRARWLRQTFVHWPFRPEAVQALLPRELVVDEYDGATWVGFTPFVMADVRPPVVPASAPGLPTFAVSNLRTYVRRGDGRDGIWFLSIEVACPLMLAARAVGAPYTLGTLRVSTDGGTVSYAGSRGLRRTRRVAYRLNVRPGDPVQPTERDVWLTSRWRAYTRRLGRIWETPVEHEPWPLAGAAVEVLEETLTAAAGLPAPLGAPVVHYSPGVEHVRLGPSRPLPT, translated from the coding sequence ATGGGGGACCCGGCGGTCGTGGTGGCGTACGGAGCGGAGCAGCGCGTGCGGGTGCCCGCCGTGCGGGCGCGCTGGCTCAGGCAGACGTTCGTGCACTGGCCGTTCCGGCCGGAGGCGGTGCAGGCCCTGCTGCCCCGGGAACTGGTCGTGGACGAGTACGACGGGGCGACGTGGGTGGGTTTCACGCCCTTCGTGATGGCGGACGTGCGTCCCCCGGTCGTCCCCGCGTCGGCCCCCGGGCTCCCGACGTTCGCGGTGTCCAACCTGCGGACCTATGTGCGGCGCGGGGACGGCCGGGACGGGATCTGGTTCCTGTCCATCGAGGTGGCCTGCCCACTGATGCTGGCGGCCCGTGCCGTCGGGGCGCCGTACACGCTGGGTACCCTGCGCGTCAGCACCGACGGCGGCACCGTGTCCTACGCGGGCTCGCGAGGGCTGCGACGCACCCGGCGCGTCGCGTACCGCCTGAACGTCCGTCCCGGTGATCCCGTCCAGCCGACCGAGCGGGACGTGTGGCTGACCTCTCGCTGGCGTGCGTACACCCGTCGGCTGGGGCGCATCTGGGAGACACCGGTGGAACACGAACCCTGGCCGTTGGCCGGCGCGGCCGTCGAGGTGCTGGAGGAGACGCTGACCGCCGCGGCGGGCCTGCCGGCCCCGCTCGGCGCACCCGTCGTCCACTACTCGCCGGGGGTCGAGCACGTCCGGCTGGGGCCTTCCCGGCCTCTTCCCACGTGA
- a CDS encoding alpha-L-fucosidase has translation MPSDSLSRRSLMKAAALAGGVAVLGLPQALWPSTAEAYTVPSKMDWWYQARFGMFIHFGSYSYLGQGEWAFDSQQWSKANYQTQVTRNFDPARFDAAAIAELARNAGMKYLVITAKHHEGFAMWDSGVASFTDTTGTKLYNLHDYNGVQTDPLMDLKRACESRGIKFCLYYSILDWNHPSQTDRHQSGLTTMSSQAARAAYIADMKAQLQELLDRYDPALLWFDGDWFGEPAGPTLEDWWLESDGVDLYNWLIARKPGLIVNERVKRDLGLGDYAVAEFGIPAAPMGRPWERCSTMNGAWGYNAGSENSYRSVKDIVQELVTVVARDGNLLLNIGPKGDGSVTAGTQTVLNGLASWMSVHSDGVHGTSGSPFAAEPAWGKVTRKNGKLFAHVFTWPTNGRLRIPAIDNTISRVYVLNNPSVSLPFTVTDQIEVTVPATAPDANVSVVCVEVQGMPASVSATVCANVDYAGARAVLPLGSYTSSQLTAAGLGPALASSVLVPDGYQVTGYSGDNFTGTAWTFTSNTPDLRATGNNDVIASLKVTFRPDRYFRLANVTNHLVLDSGGNVASGSPLKQWESVDHTNLQWQAIELGNGYYRLVNRTNGMVADGWGATADGDPARQKAWDGGDTQQWQIVHRGQGQYSVANRRTQLVLDGGGMVAEGAVTKQWAWQQSTNLLWTFTPLA, from the coding sequence ATGCCCTCTGACTCCCTCAGCAGACGCTCACTGATGAAGGCCGCCGCACTCGCCGGAGGGGTGGCGGTCCTCGGACTGCCACAGGCTCTGTGGCCCTCCACGGCCGAGGCGTACACCGTCCCCTCGAAGATGGACTGGTGGTACCAGGCACGGTTCGGGATGTTCATCCACTTCGGCTCCTACTCGTACCTCGGCCAGGGCGAGTGGGCCTTCGACAGCCAGCAGTGGAGCAAGGCGAACTACCAGACCCAGGTCACCAGGAACTTCGACCCGGCCCGGTTCGACGCCGCCGCCATCGCCGAACTGGCCAGGAACGCCGGCATGAAGTACCTCGTGATCACCGCCAAGCACCACGAGGGCTTCGCGATGTGGGACTCCGGCGTGGCGAGCTTCACCGACACCACCGGCACCAAGCTGTACAACCTGCACGACTACAACGGCGTGCAGACCGACCCGCTGATGGACCTCAAGAGGGCCTGCGAGAGCCGTGGGATCAAGTTCTGCCTGTACTACTCGATCCTCGACTGGAACCACCCCTCCCAGACGGACCGTCACCAGAGCGGTCTGACCACGATGTCCTCGCAGGCCGCCCGCGCCGCCTACATCGCCGACATGAAGGCGCAGCTCCAGGAACTGCTGGACCGCTACGACCCGGCGCTGCTGTGGTTCGACGGGGACTGGTTCGGCGAGCCCGCAGGGCCCACGCTGGAGGACTGGTGGCTGGAATCGGACGGCGTCGACCTCTACAACTGGCTGATCGCCCGCAAGCCCGGCCTCATCGTCAACGAACGGGTCAAGCGGGACCTCGGACTCGGCGACTACGCGGTCGCGGAGTTCGGGATACCCGCCGCGCCGATGGGCAGGCCGTGGGAGCGCTGCAGCACCATGAACGGCGCCTGGGGCTACAACGCGGGGAGCGAGAACTCCTACCGGTCCGTCAAGGACATCGTCCAGGAACTCGTCACGGTGGTCGCCCGGGACGGCAACCTCCTGCTGAACATCGGACCCAAGGGCGACGGCTCGGTCACCGCCGGCACGCAGACGGTGCTCAACGGCCTCGCCTCGTGGATGTCGGTCCACAGCGACGGCGTTCACGGCACCAGCGGCAGCCCGTTCGCCGCCGAACCCGCGTGGGGGAAGGTCACCAGGAAGAACGGCAAGCTCTTCGCCCACGTCTTCACCTGGCCCACGAACGGCCGGCTGCGGATACCCGCCATCGACAACACCATCAGTCGCGTCTACGTGCTGAACAACCCTTCCGTCTCGCTCCCGTTCACGGTCACCGACCAGATCGAGGTCACCGTGCCGGCCACCGCGCCGGACGCCAACGTCTCCGTGGTGTGCGTCGAGGTCCAGGGCATGCCCGCGAGCGTCTCCGCGACGGTGTGCGCGAACGTCGACTACGCGGGCGCCCGCGCCGTCCTGCCGCTGGGCAGTTACACCTCCTCCCAGCTGACCGCCGCCGGCCTGGGACCCGCCCTGGCCTCCTCCGTCCTGGTGCCCGACGGCTACCAGGTGACGGGCTACTCCGGCGACAACTTCACCGGCACCGCCTGGACGTTCACCTCGAACACCCCCGATCTTCGGGCGACCGGCAACAACGACGTCATCGCCTCGCTGAAGGTGACGTTCAGGCCCGACAGGTACTTCCGCCTGGCCAACGTCACGAACCACCTCGTGCTGGACAGCGGCGGCAACGTCGCGAGCGGCTCGCCCCTGAAGCAGTGGGAGTCCGTCGACCACACCAATCTCCAGTGGCAGGCGATCGAACTGGGCAACGGCTACTACAGACTCGTCAACCGCACCAACGGCATGGTCGCCGACGGCTGGGGCGCCACCGCCGACGGCGACCCGGCCCGGCAGAAGGCCTGGGACGGCGGCGACACCCAGCAATGGCAGATCGTCCACCGCGGCCAGGGTCAGTACTCCGTCGCCAACCGCCGCACGCAACTGGTTCTCGACGGCGGAGGGATGGTCGCGGAGGGAGCCGTGACCAAGCAGTGGGCATGGCAGCAGAGCACCAACCTGCTGTGGACGTTCACCCCACTCGCCTGA
- a CDS encoding DUF6153 family protein yields MTAPGAPVPPTRASHGVGRWTRVAVIALLAALAVLVHHESSAVPIGHAAPVTAMAVPMAVSADGTACDGMACGGTAMQHCSTASLEIVKLAPPAQSPVPQGHAAHDVLTCRAKAAGTTGRAPPDLSVLSQLRI; encoded by the coding sequence ATGACAGCACCGGGAGCCCCGGTCCCGCCGACCCGTGCCTCGCACGGCGTCGGCCGCTGGACACGTGTTGCCGTCATCGCTCTCCTCGCGGCTCTCGCGGTACTGGTGCACCACGAGTCGTCCGCCGTGCCGATCGGCCATGCCGCACCCGTGACGGCCATGGCCGTGCCGATGGCGGTCAGTGCCGATGGCACGGCGTGCGACGGCATGGCGTGCGGTGGCACGGCGATGCAGCACTGCTCGACCGCGAGCCTTGAGATCGTCAAGCTCGCCCCACCGGCGCAATCGCCCGTACCGCAGGGTCATGCCGCGCACGACGTCCTCACCTGCCGGGCGAAGGCCGCCGGGACGACGGGCCGAGCGCCCCCGGACCTGTCCGTCCTCTCCCAGCTGCGCATCTAG
- a CDS encoding multicopper oxidase family protein, with translation MNSINRRSFLFAGLGAAGAGALAACSSGSDATPALVDPSGSAVSAAEKQRKSTGRTQNVTLTAAPAVLDLGDGVRARTWAFNGQAPGKEVRLSVGDTLVAELSNQLPDRTTTSVHWHGVAMRNDMDGVPTVTQQPVRAGAVFTYRFIADAPGTYFFHPHVGVQLDRALYAPLIVEDPKEPLSYDDEWVVVLDDWIDGVGGTPDEVLAELRHGMGGMGGMDMDFMLMGAESELLGGDAGDVKYPYHLVNGRVPDDPAVHHGKPGTRIRLRIINAGSDTAYRVALGGHRLTLTHTDGFPVEHEQVDAVLVGMGERYDVLVTLGDGVFPLVALAEGKDATGMALVRTGPGSAPKATVRPKELTGRILTASQLRAAGDVRLPSRKVDRVHRVELTGGMGMYDWAVNGKAYDMDDPHANPLTVEEGQRVRLDFVNSTRMWHPMHLHGHTYQLGNSGPRKDTAIVLPKRKLSVFFDADNPGQWMLHCHNAYHGEVGMMALVAYRS, from the coding sequence ATGAACAGCATCAACCGCCGCTCCTTCCTGTTCGCCGGGCTCGGCGCGGCGGGCGCCGGCGCGCTCGCCGCCTGCAGCAGTGGCTCCGACGCCACACCCGCCCTGGTCGACCCCTCCGGCTCGGCGGTCTCCGCAGCCGAGAAGCAGCGGAAGAGCACCGGCAGGACACAGAACGTCACCCTGACCGCGGCGCCGGCCGTGCTCGACCTCGGCGACGGGGTCAGGGCCAGGACCTGGGCCTTCAACGGCCAGGCCCCCGGCAAGGAGGTCCGCCTGTCCGTCGGCGACACCCTGGTCGCCGAACTCTCCAACCAGCTTCCGGACAGGACCACCACGTCCGTCCACTGGCACGGCGTCGCCATGCGCAACGACATGGACGGCGTCCCCACGGTTACCCAGCAGCCCGTCCGCGCGGGCGCGGTCTTCACCTACCGCTTCATCGCCGACGCCCCCGGCACGTACTTCTTCCACCCCCACGTCGGCGTCCAGCTCGACCGGGCCCTGTACGCCCCGCTGATCGTCGAGGACCCCAAGGAGCCGCTGTCGTACGACGACGAATGGGTCGTCGTCCTCGACGACTGGATCGACGGGGTCGGCGGCACCCCCGACGAGGTCCTGGCCGAACTCAGGCACGGCATGGGCGGCATGGGCGGCATGGACATGGACTTCATGCTGATGGGCGCCGAGAGCGAGCTGCTCGGCGGGGACGCCGGAGACGTGAAGTATCCGTACCACCTGGTCAACGGGCGTGTCCCCGACGACCCCGCCGTCCACCACGGCAAGCCCGGCACGCGGATCCGGCTGCGCATCATCAACGCGGGCAGCGACACCGCGTACCGGGTCGCGCTCGGCGGCCACCGGCTGACCCTCACCCACACCGACGGCTTCCCCGTCGAGCACGAGCAGGTCGACGCGGTGCTCGTCGGCATGGGGGAGCGGTACGACGTCCTGGTCACCCTCGGCGACGGCGTCTTCCCGCTCGTCGCGCTGGCCGAGGGCAAGGACGCCACCGGCATGGCCCTGGTCCGTACGGGACCGGGCAGCGCACCGAAGGCGACCGTCCGCCCGAAGGAATTGACGGGCAGGATCCTGACGGCGTCCCAGCTGCGCGCGGCGGGCGACGTCCGCCTCCCGTCCAGGAAAGTGGACCGGGTGCACCGCGTCGAGCTGACCGGCGGCATGGGCATGTACGACTGGGCCGTCAACGGCAAGGCCTACGACATGGACGACCCGCACGCGAATCCGCTCACGGTCGAGGAGGGGCAGCGAGTCCGTCTGGACTTCGTCAACTCGACCCGGATGTGGCACCCGATGCACCTGCACGGCCACACCTACCAGCTCGGGAACAGCGGCCCGCGCAAGGACACCGCCATCGTGCTGCCCAAGCGGAAGCTGTCCGTCTTCTTCGACGCCGACAACCCCGGCCAGTGGATGCTCCACTGCCACAACGCGTACCACGGGGAGGTCGGCATGATGGCCCTGGTCGCGTACCGGAGCTGA
- the panD gene encoding aspartate 1-decarboxylase, whose product MLRTMFKSKIHRAVVTQADLHYVGSVTIDADLLDAADLLPGELVHIVDITNGARLETYVIEGERGSGVVGINGAAAHLVHPGDLVIIISYAQVTDAEARALEPRVVHVDRDNRIVALGADPSEPVPGSDQERSPQAVPA is encoded by the coding sequence ATGTTGCGCACCATGTTCAAGTCCAAGATCCACCGAGCCGTCGTCACCCAGGCCGACCTGCACTACGTGGGATCGGTGACCATCGACGCGGATCTCCTCGACGCCGCCGACCTGCTGCCCGGCGAGCTGGTCCACATCGTCGACATCACCAACGGCGCCCGGCTGGAGACGTACGTCATCGAGGGCGAGCGCGGGTCGGGGGTGGTCGGTATCAACGGTGCCGCCGCCCATCTCGTCCACCCAGGGGATCTGGTGATCATCATCAGTTACGCTCAAGTGACCGACGCCGAGGCGCGGGCGCTCGAACCCCGGGTCGTGCACGTGGACCGCGACAACCGCATCGTCGCCCTGGGGGCCGATCCGTCCGAGCCGGTGCCGGGTTCCGACCAGGAGCGCAGCCCGCAGGCGGTACCGGCCTGA